A stretch of Podospora bellae-mahoneyi strain CBS 112042 chromosome 5, whole genome shotgun sequence DNA encodes these proteins:
- a CDS encoding hypothetical protein (EggNog:ENOG503P1IY; COG:S), whose translation MVLRPHHFSAVSKRIITPAFTRPLSTSPRFFKMADHKNENNKRSRGDEPHQYQASSRTDREEDQWKFRAPYKIHDNGENFDVKWKGKCHCGAVQYELSREKPLASKYCHCTTCQRMHGAPFQWAAIFHKEDINFTNGHHDLGWYDPTAKSTTHHLPCKVQCAYCRTPIMDEGRNMILLFPTLIEGINTKKGREAFAAQCHMFYPQRVVDIKDGLPKFSRLADESDLCDEETGEVMEGTNPKKDKEKEKKKE comes from the exons ATGGTACTCCGTCCTCACCACTTCTCAGCCGTCTCGAAGCGGATCATCACTCCTGCATTCACACGCCCTCTCTCGACATCCCCTCGATTtttcaaaatggccgaccACAAAAACGAAAACAACAAGCGCAGCCGCGGCGACGAGCCTCACCAGTACCAGGCCAGCTCCCGGACCGACCGCGAGGAGGACCAGTGGAAGTTCCGCGCCCCGTACAAGATCCACGACAACGGCGAGAACTTTGACGTCAAGTGGAAGGGCAAGTGCCACTGCGGTGCGGTGCAGTATGAGCTGTCGAGGGAGAAGCCGCTGGCGAGCAAGTACTGCCATTGCACTACCTGTCAGAGGATGCACGGG GCACCCTTTCAATGGGCAGCGATTTTCCACAAGGAAGATATCAACTTTACCAATGGGCATCACGATCTGGGGTGGTACGACCCTACCGCCAAGTCGACTACTCACCATCTCCCGTGCAAAGTGCAGTGTGCCTACTGCCGGACGCCGATCATGGACGAAGGGAGGAATATGATTTTGTTGTTCCCTACGCTGATTGAGGGGatcaacaccaagaaggggagggaggcgttTGCGGCGCAGTGTCACATGTTTTATCCgcagagggtggtggatatcaAGGATGGGTTGCCAAAGTTTAGCAGGCTGGCGGACGAGAGCGACCTATGTGATGAGGAGactggggaggtgatggaggggactAACCCAAAGAAGGAtaaggagaaagagaagaagaaggagtaG
- a CDS encoding hypothetical protein (EggNog:ENOG503NU3V; COG:G; CAZy:GT20), whose translation MAQKPEDQQGSKGLPHRPQVPLRNDSFLPPHLRSSVTAVPVTPDITQETYESDNSNNSSGGQGPSRGDYFSRRVLDHAIAASPAPDSTNREGQSFHNKVTVGAQEGKKWMNRLTEATMAGRRESMSEFREISPDLALSGNIISATFNIPHSLKYRKGSDWELTPRRGQSALFDSFSYLSSDDSPWNHIVVAWTGEIETPTDTPSPPDTPPTTTVHLSALNHLSKPVPIDGVAPPTPPPVDGLWIPRDDMLRLENQLSHNKRIKTIPVWLADDSDGLDEGIRLKDQARWRRYAEHDLYTLFHYRQHEPTDGRAERVQWADYYRMNQKFANRILEVYKPGDIVIVHDYNLMLLPSMLRQRSPHMYISFYLHSPFPSSEFLRCLPRRKEVLEGVLGANLVGFQSYSYSRHFASCCTRILGFPSDTAGIDAYGGRVEIGVFPIGIDATKVASLAWTDEVNTKYGNLKKLYEGKKVIVGRDRLDTVRGVAQKLMAFERFLEMYPEWREKVVLIQVTSPTSIEEEGDGSESKIASRVSELIMKINGMYGSLGFSPVQHYAQYISQEEYFALLRAADIGLITSVRDGMNTTSLEYVICQRDTAGPLILSEFSGTAGSLKDAIHINPWDLSGVAEAINNALLMPKDKREAMQNSLLAHVTSKNVQFWIVGFLRRLVNVLGSRKNIISTPLLDRSEMLRRYRAAKKRLFMFDYDGTLTPIVREPSAAVPSERVITSLKALAADPQNAVWIISGRDQEFLSHHLGHISGLGFSAEHGSFMRNPGSTEWENLVEKFDMGWQEEVIAVFQKYTDKVPGSFIERKRCALTWHYRLADPEQGLHMSRECQKELEGTVARKWDVEVMPGKANIEVRPTFINKGEIAKRLVNTYNAELKALESDDESARKLEFVLCMGDDFTDEDMFRALNGLSAPNDGTAEVEAENTFSVTVGASTKVTLARWHVLEPQDVIECVALLAGVGGSGTGATDGVLSMGENNLAALAAVEDHIPEKL comes from the exons ATGGCGCAGAAACCAGAAGACCAACAAGGCTCGAAAGGCCTGCCTCATCGTCCCCAAGTGCCCTTACGAAACGACTCCTTCCTCCCGCCTCATCTCCGATCGTCAGTCACCGCCGTGCCCGTGACGCCCGATATCACCCAAGAGACGTACGAGTCGGATAACAGCAACAACTCGAGCGGTGGCCAAGGACCGTCCAGAGGGGACTACTTCTCGCGCAGAGTCCTCGACCACGCCATTGCCGCTTCTCCCGCTCCCGACAGCACAAACCGCGAAGGGCAGTCGTTCCATAACAAGGTGACTGTTGGTGCACAAGAGGGCAAGAAGTGGATGAACAGGCTCACCGAAGCTACCATGGCCGGCCGCAGAGAGTCCATGTCCGAGTTTCGGGAGATCAGCCCGGATCTCGCGCTCAGTGGAAACATCATCTCAGCAACCTTTAACATTCCCCATTCGCTAAAGTACAGGAAAGGCTCCGACTGG GAGTTGACACCCCGCCGAGGCCAGTCGGCACTTTTCGACTCCTTTTCCTACCTCTCGTCGGACGACTCGCCATGGAACCACATCGTTGTGGCCTGGACTGGCGAGATTGAGACCCCGACCGATACCCCGTCGCCTCCCGACACgccgcccaccaccacggtCCACCTCAGCGCCCTCAACCATCTCTCTAAGCCTGTGCCCATCGATGGCGTTGCCCCGCCCACCCCTCCGCCGGTTGACGGCCTCTGGATTCCACGGGATGACATGCTGCGTCTCGAGAATCAGCTCTCCCACAACAAAAGAATAAAGACGATCCCCGTCTGGCTAGCCGACGACTCGGACGGGCTGGACGAGGGCATCCGCTTGAAGGACCAGGCAAGATGGAGACGCTATGCCGAGCATGACCTCTACACCCTCTTCCACTACAGACAACACGAGCCCACCGACGGCCGTGCTGAGAGAGTGCAATGGGCCGACTACTACCGCATGAACCAAAAGTTTGCTAACAGGATCCTTGAGGTCTACAAGCCCGGCGACATTGTCATTGTGCATGACTACAACCTGATGTTGCTGCCTAGCATGCTGCGGCAACGGTCTCCTCACATGTACATCTCGTTTTACTTGCACTCGCCTTTCCCCAGCAGCGAGTTTCTGCGCTGTCTGCCACGGAGAAAAGAGGTGCTCGAGGGCGTGCTCGGCGCCAACCTGGTGGGGTTCCAAAGCTATAGCTACTCCCGCCACTTTGCCAGCTGCTGCACGCGCATTCTGGGCTTCCCATCCGACACGGCAGGAATCGACGCTTATGGAGGTCGAGTAGAGATCGGTGTGTTCCCCATTGGCATTGACGCGACCAAGGTGGCCAGTCTTGCATGGACAGACGAGGTCAACACTAAGTATGGGAACTTGAAGAAGTTGTacgagggcaagaaggtgATTGTGGGCCGTGACCGTCTGGATACTGTCCGCGGCGTCGCCCAGAAGCTGATGGCCTTTGAGCGGTTCCTCGAGATGTACCCCGAGTGGCGCGAGAAGGTCGTCCTTATTCAGGTCACTTCTCCCACCAgcattgaggaggagggagatggttcCGAGAGCAAGATCGCCAGCCGTGTGAGCGAACTTATTATGAAGATCAACGGCATGTACGGTTCGCTTGGATTCTCCCCTGTGCAGCACTACGCTCAGTACATCAGCCAAGAAGAATACTTTGCTCTCCTGCGCGCCGCCGACATCGGCCTCATCACCTCGGTCAGAGACGGCATGAATACTACTTCGTTGGAGTATGTTATTTGCCAGCGCGACACTGCCGGTCCCTTGATTCTCTCCGAGTTCAGTGGCACGGCCGGCTCTCTCAAGGACGCGATTCACATCAACCCATGGGATTTGTCGGGCGTCGCCGAAGCCATCAACAATGCTCTGCTCATGCCAAAAGACAAGCGCGAGGCAATGCAGAATAGTCTGCTGGCTCACGTCACCAGCAAGAATGTGCAGTTCTGGATTGTTGGTTTCCTCAGGCGCTTGGTCAATGTTCTTGGTAGCCGCAAGAACATCATCTCGACTCCTCTTCTGGACCGCTCCGAGATGCTTAGAAGGTACCGGGCGGCCAAGAAGCGCCTGTTCATGTTCGACTATGACGGCACGCTCACCCCCATAGTGCGGGAGCCCAGCGCTGCTGTTCCTTCGGAGCGCGTCATCACCAGCTTGAAGGCGCTTGCTGCCGACCCCCAGAATGCCGTCTGGATTATCTCTGGCCGCGACCAGGAGTTCCTGTCTCATCATCTGGGTCACATTTCGGGTCTTGGCTTCAGTGCCGAGCATGGCAGCTTCATGAGAAACCCAGGCTCGACCGAGTGGGAGAATCTGGTGGAGAAGTTCGACATGGGCTGGCAAGAGGAGGTCATTGCCGTGTTCCAGAAATACACGGACAAGGTCCCGG GATCGTTTATTGAACGAAAACGGTGCGCTTTGACGTGGCATTACCGCCTGGCCGATCCCGAACAGGGCCTCCACATGTCACGCGAATGCCAAAAGGAGCTCGAAGGCACCGTGGCTCGCAAATGGGATGTGGAAGTGATGCCCGGAAAGGCCAACATTGAGGTTCGCCCTACATTTATCAACAAGGGAGAGATCGCGAAGCGCCTTGTCAACACGTACAATGCTGAGCTCAAGGCTCTCGAGTCCGACGACGAATCGGCCCGCAAGCTCGAATTTGTTCTCTGCATGGGAGACGACTTTACCGACGAGGACATGTTCCGTGCCCTCAACGGCCTGTCTGCGCCCAACGATGGCACAGCCGAGGTGGAGGCAGAGAACACCTTTTCCGTGACCGTTGGAGCCAGCACCAAGGTTACGCTGGCCAGGTGGCACGTGCTGGAGCCGCAAGACGTTATTGAGTGTGTTGCACTTCTTGCGGGTGTTGGCGGCAGCGGGACGGGCGCCACAGACG
- a CDS encoding hypothetical protein (EggNog:ENOG503NUF1; COG:S), which translates to MLKSPTLPIQPPPPPPPSPRITTMTTSTVLPSVTTMPYDIVAAAEALLEDAKRLAATIDQGSDNVPLRRKLAQTARTLAVETSHPLDAVKDEWLTTSGIAVWSLLTSWKAFDLIPLTAPGYITYADLARQLDADESLITRLITHLIATRKLSPGPIPNSVSHSRLSPLYISTNPVSDLAVIAVGNGFKPFFQWPDYFSKYGRREPLGQTHTPFSFAWGHAELPPWEVKALYPEYSASFKRSMQAKNIFGGDIPVTGEGALYDVSWVGSKKPTDENTVKIVDVGGGMGHLVKELLENVQGLKPEECVLQDRPDVIEGVEKTGDPGLKGVRFMSHDFHERQPVRGAWVYVLRRILLDYSDDLAVNILKQVAGALPDVDKDARVLIVEFKLFEGIGQPPQNTHVDLMMFNLGGKLRNERMYRDLVEKAGMRVVKYHVRAGDPHCVVECAKA; encoded by the exons ATGCTGAAATCACCTACTTTACCaatccaaccaccaccgccaccaccaccatcacctaGGATCACAACAATGACGACTTCAACAGTGTTACCGTCGGTGACCACCATGCCCTACGACATCGTCGCCGCAGCTGAAGCCCTCTTAGAAGATGCCAAACGTCTGGCCGCCACCATCGACCAAGGCAGCGATAATGTCCCCCTCCGTCGCAAACTCGCCCAGACCGCCCGCACACTTGCCGTTGAAACATCGCACCCTCTTGACGCCGTAAAAGACGAATGGCTCACCACCTCCGGTATTGCCGTCTGGTCGTTGCTCACCTCGTGGAAGGCCTTTGACTTGATCCCCCTCACCGCACCAGGTTACATCACCTATGCCGACCTGGCCCGCCAGCTAGACGCCGATGAGTCGTTGATCA CCCGGctcatcacccacctcatCGCCACACGCAAACTCTCCCCTGGCCCAATTCCGAACTCGGTCTCCCATTCTAGGCTGTCACCTCTCTacatctccaccaaccccgttTCGGACCTCGCTGTGATTGCTGTAGGCAACGGATTCAAGCCCTTCTTCCAATGGCCGGATTATTTCTCCAAGTATGGCCGCCGCGAGCCGCTTGGACAGACTCACACGCCGTTTTCGTTTGCTTGGGGCCATGCTGAGCTTCCTCCGTGGGAAGTCAAGGCTTTGTATCCCGAGTACAGCGCTTCGTTCAAGCGATCGATGCAGGCCAAGAATATCTTTGGGGGGGATATACCCGTTACCGGGGAAGGGGCGTTGTATGACGTTTCCTGGGTGGGTTCCAAGAAACCAACGGATGAAAACACAGTCAAGATTGtggatgtgggagggggtatgGGGCATTTGGTGAAGGAACTGCTGGAAAATGTGCAGGGATTGAAGCCAGAAGAGTGTGTGCTTCAGGACCGACCTGATGTgattgagggggtggagaagaCGGGTGATCCAGGGCTGAAAGGGGTGAGGTTCATGAGCCATGATTTCCATGAGAGGCAACCTGTGAGAGGGGCGTGGGTGTATGTCTTGAGGAGGATACTGCTTGATTACTCTGATGACCTGGCAGTCAACATTCTCAAGCAGGTGGCTGGTGCGCTGCCTGACGTCGACAAAGACGCCAGGGTTTTGATTGTTGAGTTCAAGCTATTTGAGGGGATCGGTCAGCCACCGCAGAATACGCACGTCGATTTGATGATGTTCAACCTGGGGGGCAAGCTGAGGAATGAGAGGATGTATAGGGATTTGGTCGAGAAGGCTgggatgagggtggtgaagtaTCATGTCCGGGCGGGTGATCCGCATTGTGTGGTTGAATGCGCCAAGGCTTGA